Genomic segment of Gigantopelta aegis isolate Gae_Host chromosome 10, Gae_host_genome, whole genome shotgun sequence:
gcgtgcgtgcgtgcgtatgtgtgggtgtctatatatatatatatatatatatatatatgtgtgtgtgtgtgtgtgtctggggcTACAGTGCTTGTGCCTGAATTGGATATAacgtattttgtatatacagaaaacTACATgagtttgataccatttattttacaacagtTTGTTGCAAAACgtatttaacgagcgaaagcaagCTAGATGTTTTTGAACGAGTTTCTGTGTCACGGTCTGTTAACATTATCAATGTCTAGTGAACATTTTAAGCCCATTTTAACAGTCTATTTACCGAATTAATTGTATCATGAATTTCAGAACTAGGAAAaaattcgcgtttcttttgttgttcagtatatataacaacaaaaaatagaTAAACCCGAAGCTGacgttttttgtgtgttgttattgtgtAGGGATAATGGGATGAAGGGGTTGATGGAGAAGTATAGCAGTAATGATGAGAAGCTCAAGGTCGACAGGATCATCTTTGTGTCGGCTGCTACAACTTCGGTTCCAGCCAGCCTAATTAAATCAGTCATCCGCGCTGCACGGCCCTCGGCCATCAACGAGAACCCTATGAAACGAAGTAAGTAGCAAAGTAAAGGAATGTGTACATTTTTAACTCTGGCTATTATGAGTCGAACAACACTTGATCCACATCGTGAGAAAGAAGCCTGCTGTCTGCACCAGGCTGACAGGATTAACAgcaaaacatgtttaattagCACTTACCATAGCCTGTGATTAACTATTTGTGTAGCGTTAGTTAAAATGGGAAACTCTTAACAAGGATCGATCCTTTGACACATTGTACATCAAGCTACCAATCTGCCACTGGGCCACGTCAAACTACATGAAGAAAGACCATAATAACAAATTATGAAatgcatgtttgtttaataacacctatGAGTATTtagtctgtctgtatgtctgtctgtctgtgtgtgtgtctctctctctctctctctctctctctctctctctctctctctctctctctctctctctctctctctctctctctctctctctctctcagaaagGAAAGCAGCTCAAGCCAGCATATCAATGTACAACTCACAACTCAATGagcagacagagagacatgTCCCTCACCAACCACCACCAACAGACATATATCCTGAACAAACATTCAGAAAACTGAGGTGTAAACCAACACATTGAGATTCAGTTTTGTTTGGATATTACTAGATAGAATATAAattaaactgaaaacaaattacgGAATGATCATGCATATAGATTTAAAGGGGCTGTTCTTAATTTGCTGCCATTATCAGATATGTAGACTACGAGCGACTTTTTAATGACtgaaatttgattttaaatacattttcttgatgagaatatcagtgtctgattattgggaggtaaatcCAATTTGACATACTGTAATTACTAGAATGACCAagacacattaaatatacagacactggtattctaaacaagacatcGTATCTGTTATGTAATTTCAGTTGTTAAAAACGACTCTATTAGTCGAATACACGTTACAAGGGCAGCACACTCTGGACAGTCTCTTCAAgaactgttgttgttgttttttctagcCATTCCAATATATGGAGTCATGACTAAAGCAGACAAGGTTGGAGGTCCAGACTTATCACAGTTGGATTATGAAAAGAGGGAAAAGGCGTTTATAGAGGCTCTTGGTCTGCAAGGTTCCCGACATCGTTTCCTCTTGTGCCGGAACTACTGTGATGATGTCGACGTGGATAATAAAAGAACGGAGACCCTGCTGCCTGCCCTTGACATACCTGTCCTGCAGTTCATGATCCAAGTGTGTGATCCAGTGATCCGAGTCATCAACGAGGGTGAGGCGTACTCCAGCACTCGACCCACAGAGGCAGGACAGCACCCTCTAGATGAGAGGACAGATATTCGCCCTGGCGCTGTTGTTGACTCCTCGTCTGATGCCGCTAGACTTGCTCCAAGATCTCCCCTGATGTCCTTTCTCCGTGAGATAGGTCTGTCGGACACCCACATCAGTCTCCTGGTGATTGCCGTGGAAGCCATCCTTGTTGCCTTTCTTCTGAACCTTATTCTTAGACCCTCACTGGACACTGGGAAGCTCAAAGTGGCGTGCAGCTATGCCAGAGACAGACGAGAGTTGAACGTTTTCGAAGACATCTGCAACAGCCTTGACACTACGTTTGGCGCTCAATTCTTCACCATGTTGGCGTCATTTGCACTGATACTACTAAGGATTGGTGTCACTCATTTCTTGAAGAGATTCTATCGATAAGACGGTAGAACAGATCAGACGTATGGCGCTAATCAGTAACTAATAAACATGCTCTGCAGACACATTAAACACATATCATCTGATGATCTTGGTACAATGTGTGGCACTGTTACGGTTATACCAAGTGCAACAAATTCTATAATATGTGTACACTTTAGACATTAATTATGCATATATCACTCTTAATTGTTTGTCATCCTTAGTGCCACAGACAGTAGTGACAGTGTTAAATTAAATCTGcttcacatattactaccaatcacagccacagctgtttttaatccgtaaatatttgacggtgcaacTCTTAACTGACACGGAACTATCTTCTTTGGTGCCATGCAACCGTAACAAAacctgtttattttattaggaTTATGTTGAAGATGATTTGCATTTCATACATGAAGATCTTGGATGTTTTAAATGCACATGTATGTGTTTGCTTCATATCAACATAATGACACTCTTCAACTGAAagtgaaacatgtttaataatgaatgttgCTTATAGGCTTCTTGATATCTTCTTGATAtgtctttctaagactatattatgtcagaattactaaatgtttgacacccaatggccgatgattaataaatcaatgtgcaatagtggtgtcgttaaacaaaacaaaactagctttttttaaattatttttcttattattgttgatgttggtagtagtaatagtagtagtagtagtaatattattttgtattttaatttttaatttctatatGGTTTTTAATGGTT
This window contains:
- the LOC121383404 gene encoding uncharacterized protein LOC121383404 isoform X2 — protein: MTRGHVMRVETKSMTSEASDITHLAEDSDAEELDSWEEGRDFDLERKKDKLIRRIIKLVGSDEEKRPLNVAVIGPMGVGKSSFINTTAAALSGERWREYAYTGSHGGDGSQITVFTNSYPKCCMAENTKFIQVALPTFIDIAGFSDEDDDKWVELLKIVFYGRLPEGESLAEAEKYYRDNGMKGLMEKYSSNDEKLKVDRIIFVSAATTSVPASLIKSVIRAARPSAINENPMKRTIPIYGVMTKADKVGGPDLSQLDYEKREKAFIEALGLQGSRHRFLLCRNYCDDVDVDNKRTETLLPALDIPVLQFMIQVCDPVIRVINEGEAYSSTRPTEAGQHPLDERTDIRPGAVVDSSSDAARLAPRSPLMSFLREIGLSDTHISLLVIAVEAILVAFLLNLILRPSLDTGKLKVACSYARDRRELNVFEDICNSLDTTFGAQFFTMLASFALILLRIGVTHFLKRFYR
- the LOC121383404 gene encoding uncharacterized protein LOC121383404 isoform X1; amino-acid sequence: MFKCVIFKHLILERLPKVMRVETKSMTSEASDITHLAEDSDAEELDSWEEGRDFDLERKKDKLIRRIIKLVGSDEEKRPLNVAVIGPMGVGKSSFINTTAAALSGERWREYAYTGSHGGDGSQITVFTNSYPKCCMAENTKFIQVALPTFIDIAGFSDEDDDKWVELLKIVFYGRLPEGESLAEAEKYYRDNGMKGLMEKYSSNDEKLKVDRIIFVSAATTSVPASLIKSVIRAARPSAINENPMKRTIPIYGVMTKADKVGGPDLSQLDYEKREKAFIEALGLQGSRHRFLLCRNYCDDVDVDNKRTETLLPALDIPVLQFMIQVCDPVIRVINEGEAYSSTRPTEAGQHPLDERTDIRPGAVVDSSSDAARLAPRSPLMSFLREIGLSDTHISLLVIAVEAILVAFLLNLILRPSLDTGKLKVACSYARDRRELNVFEDICNSLDTTFGAQFFTMLASFALILLRIGVTHFLKRFYR
- the LOC121383404 gene encoding uncharacterized protein LOC121383404 isoform X3 → MRVETKSMTSEASDITHLAEDSDAEELDSWEEGRDFDLERKKDKLIRRIIKLVGSDEEKRPLNVAVIGPMGVGKSSFINTTAAALSGERWREYAYTGSHGGDGSQITVFTNSYPKCCMAENTKFIQVALPTFIDIAGFSDEDDDKWVELLKIVFYGRLPEGESLAEAEKYYRDNGMKGLMEKYSSNDEKLKVDRIIFVSAATTSVPASLIKSVIRAARPSAINENPMKRTIPIYGVMTKADKVGGPDLSQLDYEKREKAFIEALGLQGSRHRFLLCRNYCDDVDVDNKRTETLLPALDIPVLQFMIQVCDPVIRVINEGEAYSSTRPTEAGQHPLDERTDIRPGAVVDSSSDAARLAPRSPLMSFLREIGLSDTHISLLVIAVEAILVAFLLNLILRPSLDTGKLKVACSYARDRRELNVFEDICNSLDTTFGAQFFTMLASFALILLRIGVTHFLKRFYR